The proteins below are encoded in one region of Glandiceps talaboti chromosome 17, keGlaTala1.1, whole genome shotgun sequence:
- the LOC144448208 gene encoding complement C1q tumor necrosis factor-related protein 3-like: protein MGWLSRWLGPVKEDTTIVYDKAFTNTNEVVNLKTGIFTVPISGFYFLIINVGRNIGSGEIGPSVDLYINGNTTTVFGVYECCREDEYDSVTNSAIIELKAGDLVRFALQDDYQVYSSLWAETNFTGFLIFQTCSSQEVNVNAYNV from the coding sequence ATGGGGTGGCTTTCTCGGTGGCTCGGTCCAGTCAAGGAAGACACTACGATTGTCTACGATAAAGCGTTTACGAATACCAATGAAGTGGTTAACCTTAAAACAGGAATTTTCACCGTTCCCATCAGTGGTTTCTATTTTTTAATCATTAACGTCGGTAGAAATATTGGTAGTGGCGAAATCGGTCCATCCGTCGATCTATATATAAATGGCAACACAACTACCGTGTTCGGAGTTTACGAATGTTGCAGAGAAGATGAATATGATTCTGTTACAAATAGTGCAATTATAGAACTGAAAGCTGGCGATCTTGTCAGATTCGCTCTGCAAGATGACTACCAAGTGTATTCTAGTCTTTGGGCAGAAACCAACTTCACTGGTTTCCTAATCTTTCAGACATGTTCTTCTCAAGAAGTTAATGTCAACGCCTACAatgtttaa